The Xanthobacter flavus genome includes a window with the following:
- a CDS encoding acyl-CoA synthetase, whose translation MSAPAQTVAEAPRGGVARTSRRVMNLSHFLRQAARRLPAHIAFVEGARTVTWVEMDARVDAMAAELAARGVVKGDRILVQSKNCLEMFESMFAAFRLGAVWVPTNYRQTPGEVAYLASASGASVMICHRDFPEHVEAVRAEAPAIREVIAIGAAPFGADYGEIVAARLGEKVPVADVEHDDPCWFFFTSGTTGRPKAAVLTHGQMAFVITNHLCDLMPGTTEQDASLVVAPLSHGAGVHQLVQVARGVKTILMPSERFDAAEAWRLVEDWRVTNMFTVPTITKLLTEHPSADQFDHSSLRYVIYAGAPMYREDQKFALRKLGKVLVQYFGLGEVTGNITVLPPYLHDPEDGPHVKLGTCGFERTGMQVQIQDDAGGEVAPFETGEICVCGPAVLAGYYDNPEANAKAFRNGWFRTGDLGHMDNEGFVYITGRASDMYISGGSNVYPREVEEKVLTHPAIAEVAILGVPDAMWGEVGVAVCVPREGHAVSEEELIAFLDGKVARYKLPRRVHFWDALPKSAYGKITKKMVREALAERGLI comes from the coding sequence ATGTCCGCACCTGCCCAGACCGTTGCCGAGGCCCCGCGCGGCGGCGTCGCGCGTACCAGCCGACGGGTGATGAACCTCTCCCACTTCCTGCGCCAGGCGGCGCGTCGGCTACCGGCCCATATCGCCTTCGTGGAGGGCGCGCGCACCGTGACGTGGGTTGAGATGGATGCGCGCGTGGACGCGATGGCGGCGGAGCTGGCGGCACGCGGCGTCGTCAAGGGTGACCGCATCCTCGTGCAGTCGAAGAACTGCCTTGAGATGTTCGAGAGCATGTTCGCCGCCTTCCGGCTCGGCGCGGTGTGGGTGCCCACCAACTACCGCCAGACACCCGGGGAGGTCGCCTATCTCGCCTCAGCCTCGGGCGCGAGCGTGATGATCTGCCACCGCGATTTCCCGGAGCATGTGGAAGCGGTGCGCGCGGAGGCGCCGGCGATCCGCGAGGTCATCGCCATCGGCGCCGCCCCCTTCGGCGCCGACTATGGCGAGATCGTCGCCGCCCGCCTCGGTGAAAAGGTGCCCGTGGCGGACGTGGAGCATGACGACCCCTGCTGGTTCTTCTTCACCTCCGGCACCACCGGACGCCCCAAGGCGGCGGTGCTGACCCACGGCCAGATGGCCTTTGTCATCACCAACCACCTCTGCGACCTGATGCCGGGCACCACCGAGCAGGACGCCTCCCTCGTGGTTGCGCCGCTCTCCCACGGCGCGGGCGTGCACCAACTGGTGCAGGTGGCGCGCGGGGTGAAGACCATCCTCATGCCCTCCGAGCGCTTCGATGCCGCCGAGGCGTGGCGGCTGGTGGAGGACTGGCGGGTGACCAACATGTTCACCGTGCCCACCATCACCAAGCTGCTCACCGAGCACCCCTCGGCGGACCAGTTCGACCACTCCTCCCTGCGCTACGTGATCTATGCCGGCGCGCCCATGTACCGGGAGGACCAGAAGTTCGCGCTGAGGAAGCTCGGCAAGGTGCTGGTGCAGTATTTCGGCCTCGGCGAGGTGACGGGCAACATCACCGTCCTGCCGCCCTATCTGCATGATCCCGAGGACGGCCCGCATGTGAAGCTCGGCACCTGCGGCTTCGAGCGCACCGGCATGCAGGTCCAGATCCAGGACGATGCGGGCGGCGAGGTCGCTCCCTTCGAGACCGGCGAGATCTGCGTCTGCGGCCCGGCGGTGCTGGCTGGCTATTACGACAATCCCGAAGCCAATGCGAAGGCGTTCCGCAATGGCTGGTTCCGGACCGGCGACCTCGGCCACATGGACAATGAGGGCTTCGTCTACATCACCGGGCGCGCCTCCGACATGTACATTTCGGGCGGCTCCAACGTCTATCCGCGCGAGGTGGAGGAAAAGGTGCTCACTCATCCCGCCATCGCGGAGGTGGCCATCCTCGGCGTGCCGGACGCCATGTGGGGCGAGGTGGGCGTCGCCGTCTGCGTGCCGCGCGAAGGCCATGCAGTAAGCGAGGAGGAACTGATCGCCTTCCTCGACGGGAAGGTCGCCCGCTACAAGCTGCCCCGGCGCGTGCATTTCTGGGATGCCCTGCCGAAGTCCGCCTACGGCAAGATCACCAAGAAGATGGTGCGCGAGGCCCTGGCCGAGCGCGGGCTCATCTGA
- the bluB gene encoding 5,6-dimethylbenzimidazole synthase, producing MVRDDSFSAEERAAIYRCIAARRDVRRNFLPDPVPDAVLARVLAAGHAAPSVGFLQPWNFIVVRSDETKVALHEAFSRANAEAAEMFEGERAQLYRTLKLEGLRAAPLLLCITCERDRAGPVVLGRTHQSEMDIYSTVCAVQNIWLAARAENLGVGWVSILDLADLRRILAIPDTIVPVALLCVGYVDGFATTPDLERTGWRQRLPLEELVFAERFGDKAVT from the coding sequence ATGGTCCGGGACGACAGTTTCTCGGCGGAGGAGCGCGCCGCCATCTACCGCTGCATTGCCGCCCGCCGGGATGTGCGCCGTAACTTCCTGCCTGATCCGGTGCCCGACGCGGTGCTCGCCCGCGTGCTCGCCGCCGGGCATGCGGCGCCGTCCGTCGGTTTCCTGCAGCCGTGGAACTTCATCGTGGTGCGCTCGGACGAGACCAAGGTGGCGCTGCACGAAGCCTTTTCGCGCGCCAACGCGGAGGCGGCCGAGATGTTCGAGGGCGAGCGGGCACAGCTTTATCGCACGCTGAAGCTGGAAGGGCTGCGCGCGGCGCCACTCCTCCTGTGCATCACCTGCGAGCGGGACAGGGCGGGGCCGGTCGTGCTGGGGCGCACCCACCAGAGCGAGATGGACATCTATTCCACCGTCTGCGCGGTGCAGAACATCTGGCTGGCGGCGCGGGCGGAAAATCTCGGGGTCGGCTGGGTGTCGATCCTCGACCTTGCCGACCTCAGACGCATCCTCGCAATTCCGGATACCATCGTGCCGGTGGCGCTGCTGTGCGTTGGCTATGTGGATGGGTTCGCGACAACGCCCGACCTCGAGCGCACCGGCTGGCGCCAGCGGCTGCCCCTGGAGGAGCTGGTCTTCGCGGAGCGATTTGGGGATAAGGCGGTGACGTGA
- a CDS encoding SDR family NAD(P)-dependent oxidoreductase, which yields MSRPGSVIVTGGASGIGLAVVEELLAEGWRVVAADLVPESVEKARAALAGHGDAVRVVQADISDEAQVVKLVAETESGFGPLWGVVNSAGIARDIPALDTSADIFRKILDVNVIGTFLVAREAAKVMQARSAGSIVNIASVSGIQGNLGRAAYGSSKGAVVVLTKILAVEFAALGIRVNAIAPGPVDTPLVQAVHTEQARAAWTARVPLNRYAQPKEMAGTIAFLLDPEKSSYVTGQTISVDGGFTAAGLIGV from the coding sequence GTGTCGAGACCGGGAAGCGTGATCGTGACGGGTGGTGCCTCCGGCATCGGCCTCGCCGTGGTGGAAGAGCTTCTGGCCGAGGGCTGGCGCGTCGTCGCCGCCGACCTCGTGCCCGAGAGCGTCGAGAAGGCGCGGGCCGCGCTCGCCGGCCATGGCGATGCCGTGCGGGTGGTTCAGGCGGACATCTCGGACGAGGCGCAGGTGGTGAAGCTCGTCGCCGAGACCGAAAGCGGGTTCGGGCCGCTGTGGGGTGTTGTGAACTCCGCCGGCATCGCCCGCGACATCCCGGCGCTGGACACCTCTGCCGACATCTTCCGCAAGATCCTCGACGTGAATGTCATCGGCACATTTCTCGTGGCGCGTGAGGCGGCGAAGGTGATGCAGGCGCGCAGCGCCGGCTCCATCGTCAACATCGCGTCCGTGTCTGGCATCCAGGGCAATCTCGGCCGCGCCGCCTACGGCTCGTCCAAGGGTGCGGTGGTCGTGCTCACCAAGATCCTCGCGGTGGAGTTCGCGGCGCTCGGCATCCGTGTGAACGCCATCGCGCCGGGGCCGGTGGATACCCCGCTGGTGCAGGCGGTCCATACCGAACAGGCCCGTGCCGCATGGACCGCGCGCGTGCCGCTCAATCGCTATGCGCAGCCCAAGGAAATGGCGGGCACCATCGCCTTCCTGCTCGACCCCGAGAAGTCCTCCTATGTCACCGGCCAGACCATCAGCGTGGATGGCGGCTTCACCGCCGCCGGCCTGATCGGCGTGTGA
- a CDS encoding SDR family NAD(P)-dependent oxidoreductase, whose product MAMLDPRTLTLIVTGATSGIGAATVRRFASAGAKVVAVGRRADRLESLKAEFGDLILPLELDVRDEKATFDAFASLPAPFADYNIVFANAGLALGLEPAQKADMDEWKTMVETNITGMLTTVRASLPAMVERGEGHVVFTGSVAGDYPYLGGNVYGATKAFVKQFSLNLWADVAGTGVRVTNIEPGLVETEFSVVRFSGDKDKADKVYAGYTPMTAEDIAEQVYFACTMPRHVNINRIQCMAGQQTFNGLTVRRDPA is encoded by the coding sequence ATGGCCATGCTCGATCCGCGCACCCTGACCCTGATCGTGACCGGAGCCACATCCGGCATCGGCGCCGCCACCGTCCGCCGCTTCGCGAGTGCGGGTGCCAAGGTGGTGGCGGTGGGGCGCCGGGCCGATCGGCTGGAGAGCCTCAAGGCCGAGTTCGGCGACCTCATTCTACCGCTTGAGCTTGATGTGCGGGACGAGAAGGCCACGTTCGATGCCTTCGCCAGCCTGCCGGCGCCGTTCGCCGACTACAACATCGTCTTCGCCAACGCCGGCCTGGCGCTCGGCCTCGAGCCCGCGCAGAAGGCGGACATGGACGAATGGAAGACCATGGTGGAGACCAACATCACGGGCATGCTCACCACCGTCCGCGCCAGCCTGCCCGCCATGGTGGAGCGCGGGGAGGGGCATGTGGTGTTCACCGGCTCGGTCGCCGGCGACTATCCCTATCTGGGCGGCAACGTCTACGGCGCCACCAAGGCGTTCGTGAAGCAGTTTTCCCTGAACCTGTGGGCGGACGTGGCTGGCACCGGCGTGCGCGTGACCAATATCGAGCCGGGCCTCGTGGAGACCGAATTCTCGGTGGTCCGCTTCTCCGGCGACAAGGACAAGGCGGACAAGGTCTATGCCGGATACACGCCCATGACGGCCGAAGATATCGCCGAGCAGGTCTATTTCGCCTGCACCATGCCTCGCCACGTCAACATCAACCGCATCCAGTGCATGGCCGGGCAGCAGACCTTCAACGGGCTGACCGTGCGCCGCGATCCGGCCTGA
- the glpK gene encoding glycerol kinase GlpK, with product MAAYILAIDQGTTSSRALLVCRDGSVAALAQEELPQHFPASGHVEQEAEDIFGTVLRCCRAVLEKAGATAYDIAAIGITNQRETTLVWERATGRAIHRAIVWQDRRTAETCAQLEAEGHGALVSARTGLLLDPYFSATKIAHILDAVPGARERAETGELAFGTVDSFLLYRLTGGRTHVTDATNAARTLLFDIHRGEWDDDLLALFGVPRALLPEVKDCAADFGTTDPALFGGPIPIRGVAGDQQAAMVGQACFAPGMVKSTYGTGCFALLNTGITPVASSSRLLTTIAYQIGGRRTYALEGSIFVAGAAVQWLRDGLRIISAASESDRLAAEADAGQDVILVPAFVGLGAPYWRPEVRGALFGLTRATGPAELARAALESVCFQTVDLIDAMRADWPDGDTVLRVDGGMTASDFTMQRLADLLGAPVDRPVEKETTVLGAAYLAGLECGFFPPPDVFAGQWRLERRFTPQMLPEVRAGRIAQWRDAVGRLIGGV from the coding sequence ATGGCCGCCTATATTCTCGCCATCGACCAGGGCACCACCTCATCGCGCGCGCTTCTGGTGTGCCGGGATGGCTCGGTCGCGGCGCTGGCGCAGGAGGAACTGCCGCAGCATTTCCCTGCTTCCGGCCATGTGGAGCAGGAGGCCGAGGACATCTTCGGCACCGTGCTCCGCTGCTGCCGCGCGGTGCTGGAGAAGGCCGGTGCCACGGCCTACGATATCGCCGCAATCGGCATCACCAACCAGCGCGAGACGACGCTCGTGTGGGAGCGGGCGACCGGCCGCGCCATCCATCGTGCCATCGTCTGGCAGGATCGCCGCACGGCCGAGACCTGCGCGCAACTGGAGGCGGAGGGCCACGGGGCGCTGGTGAGCGCGCGCACGGGCCTGCTGCTCGATCCCTATTTTTCCGCCACCAAGATCGCCCACATCCTCGATGCCGTGCCCGGCGCGCGGGAGCGGGCCGAGACCGGGGAACTGGCGTTCGGCACGGTGGACAGCTTCCTTCTGTATCGCCTCACCGGCGGCCGAACGCATGTGACGGATGCCACCAATGCCGCCCGAACCCTGCTCTTCGACATCCATCGCGGGGAATGGGACGATGATCTCCTCGCCTTGTTCGGCGTGCCGCGCGCTTTGCTGCCCGAAGTGAAGGACTGCGCCGCCGACTTCGGCACCACCGATCCGGCGCTGTTCGGCGGGCCCATCCCCATCCGCGGCGTGGCGGGGGACCAGCAGGCGGCCATGGTGGGGCAGGCGTGCTTCGCGCCCGGCATGGTGAAATCCACCTACGGCACCGGCTGCTTCGCCTTGCTCAACACGGGGATCACGCCCGTCGCCTCCTCCAGCCGGCTGCTGACCACCATCGCCTATCAGATTGGCGGGCGGCGGACCTATGCGCTGGAAGGCTCCATCTTCGTTGCCGGCGCGGCGGTGCAGTGGCTGCGCGACGGGCTGAGGATCATCTCCGCCGCCAGCGAGAGCGACCGCCTCGCCGCCGAGGCCGACGCGGGACAGGACGTCATCCTCGTGCCCGCCTTCGTCGGGCTCGGCGCGCCTTATTGGCGGCCGGAGGTGCGCGGCGCCCTGTTCGGCCTCACCCGTGCCACCGGCCCGGCGGAGCTGGCCCGGGCGGCGCTGGAAAGCGTGTGCTTCCAGACCGTGGACCTCATCGATGCCATGCGGGCCGACTGGCCGGACGGCGACACCGTGCTGCGCGTGGACGGCGGCATGACCGCGTCCGACTTCACCATGCAGCGCCTCGCCGACCTGCTGGGCGCGCCGGTGGACCGGCCGGTTGAGAAGGAGACGACCGTGCTCGGCGCCGCCTATCTTGCTGGCCTCGAGTGCGGCTTCTTCCCACCGCCGGACGTGTTCGCCGGACAGTGGCGGCTGGAGCGGCGGTTCACGCCGCAGATGCTGCCGGAGGTGCGCGCCGGCCGCATCGCCCAGTGGCGGGATGCGGTGGGGCGGCTGATCGGCGGGGTGTGA
- a CDS encoding methylated-DNA--[protein]-cysteine S-methyltransferase, whose product MLALDAPDLILPAAAPTLTATPAAPLDIAARDYDVVRRAVEYISRNVRRQPEVEEIAAATGVSARALTDLFRRWCGLTPKAFLQAVTLDRARRVVAECPNVLDAALELGLSGPGRLHDLFVVHEAMSPGEWKTGGAGLVIRFGFHPSPFGQALAMSTPRGLCGLAFADLGEEAAALADMRSRWPNATYVEDPASTAPLVAQIFDPAAGRGDQPLRIVFIGTDFEIRVWETLLRIPMGRATTYSSIAEHVGSPKAARAVGAAVGKNPISFVVPCHRVIGKSGDLTGYHWGLTRKRAILGWEAAKVEPKGE is encoded by the coding sequence GTGCTGGCGCTCGATGCCCCCGATCTCATCCTGCCCGCGGCGGCGCCGACGCTGACGGCAACGCCGGCCGCGCCGCTCGACATCGCCGCCCGCGACTACGACGTGGTGCGCCGGGCGGTGGAATACATCTCCCGCAACGTGCGCCGGCAGCCGGAGGTGGAGGAGATTGCCGCCGCCACCGGCGTCTCCGCCCGCGCCCTCACCGATCTGTTCCGCCGCTGGTGCGGCCTCACGCCCAAGGCGTTCCTCCAGGCCGTGACGCTGGATCGCGCCCGGCGCGTCGTCGCCGAATGCCCCAACGTGCTCGATGCAGCGCTGGAACTGGGCCTCTCCGGTCCCGGACGGCTGCATGATTTGTTTGTGGTCCACGAGGCCATGTCGCCCGGCGAGTGGAAGACCGGCGGCGCGGGCCTCGTGATCCGCTTCGGCTTCCATCCCTCGCCGTTCGGGCAGGCGCTCGCCATGTCCACGCCGCGCGGGCTGTGCGGCCTCGCCTTCGCCGATCTCGGAGAGGAGGCGGCCGCGCTCGCGGACATGCGCTCGCGCTGGCCCAACGCCACCTATGTGGAAGATCCGGCGTCCACCGCGCCGCTGGTGGCGCAAATCTTTGATCCCGCCGCCGGCCGGGGCGACCAGCCGCTCCGCATCGTCTTCATCGGCACGGATTTCGAGATTCGTGTGTGGGAGACGCTGCTGCGCATCCCCATGGGCCGCGCCACCACCTATTCCAGCATCGCCGAGCACGTCGGCAGCCCCAAGGCGGCGCGCGCCGTGGGCGCGGCGGTGGGCAAGAACCCCATCTCCTTCGTGGTCCCCTGCCACCGCGTCATCGGCAAGAGCGGCGATCTCACCGGCTATCACTGGGGCCTGACGCGCAAGCGCGCCATACTCGGCTGGGAAGCCGCGAAGGTGGAGCCGAAGGGGGAGTGA
- a CDS encoding protease inhibitor Inh/omp19 family protein → MKVVLVTAALALTLGGCSTELDGFGAKPSATAANRVLTAPTAAVESSPVPGNVSTAAADTATGAITPRTTASNVPLTPPPANPGATAFAPSAAKEQMSGSWNFSWDGGKGSCPVRLGTDRGLSGLSAQADVSCPSEIFMTKGWDMMGSDIVLQNHQGKVTARLQPDGPNHYVGTIAETGQQVALAR, encoded by the coding sequence ATGAAGGTGGTTCTGGTTACGGCGGCGCTGGCGCTGACCCTTGGCGGGTGCAGCACGGAGCTCGACGGCTTCGGGGCGAAGCCGTCCGCCACGGCGGCCAATCGCGTGCTCACGGCGCCGACGGCGGCGGTCGAATCCTCGCCCGTGCCCGGCAACGTGTCCACGGCTGCTGCCGATACCGCCACCGGCGCCATCACGCCGCGTACCACCGCCTCCAACGTGCCCCTCACCCCGCCTCCGGCCAATCCAGGTGCCACCGCCTTCGCGCCCAGCGCGGCGAAGGAGCAGATGTCCGGCTCCTGGAATTTCTCCTGGGACGGCGGCAAGGGCTCCTGCCCGGTCCGCCTCGGCACCGATCGCGGCCTCAGCGGCCTGTCCGCCCAGGCCGACGTCTCCTGCCCCAGCGAGATCTTCATGACCAAGGGCTGGGATATGATGGGCTCGGACATCGTGCTGCAGAACCATCAGGGCAAGGTCACCGCCCGGCTCCAGCCGGATGGTCCCAACCATTACGTCGGCACCATCGCCGAGACCGGCCAGCAGGTCGCCCTCGCCCGCTGA
- the glpD gene encoding glycerol-3-phosphate dehydrogenase: MEESGRVFDLAIVGGGINGCGIARDAVGRGLSVVLFEKGDLASGTSSASTKLIHGGLRYLEYYEFRLVREALAEREVLWGIAPHIVWPLRFVLPHHPGLRPAWMLRLGLWLYDHIGGRRLLPPTRTLDLRHDPAGQPLRPGYGRAFEYSDCWVEDARLVVLNARDAADRGASIRPRTRVTGARREVGLWVIESEHGGRPHTVKARALVDAAGPWAGEVLDVLKAGRGEAHAPLRLVQGSHIVVPRLYAHDRCYIFQNADGRIIFAIPYEGDFTLIGTTDRDFSGHPEEVHATPEEVAYLCAAASEYFAATIAPEQVVWTYSGVRALYDDGATAAQSATRDYVLTLDAPEEGAPLLTVFGGKITTYRRLAEAALTRLAPHFPHLGAPFTATAPLPGGDFPRQGYDTLVRALRGAFPALDPALLARLARAYGTSAFQLLEGVTGEDDLGDWFGAHLCAREVDYLMDREWAQTAGDVLWRRSKLGLRTAPHAVEALDAYMAARRA; encoded by the coding sequence ATGGAGGAGAGCGGCCGGGTCTTCGACCTCGCCATCGTGGGCGGCGGCATCAACGGCTGCGGCATCGCTCGCGATGCCGTGGGGCGCGGCCTATCCGTGGTGCTGTTCGAGAAGGGCGATCTCGCCTCCGGCACCTCCTCCGCCTCCACCAAGCTGATCCATGGCGGCCTGCGCTATCTCGAATATTACGAGTTCCGGCTGGTGCGCGAGGCGCTGGCCGAGCGGGAGGTGCTGTGGGGCATCGCCCCGCATATCGTCTGGCCGCTGCGCTTCGTGCTGCCGCATCATCCGGGCCTGCGTCCGGCCTGGATGCTGCGGCTCGGCCTGTGGCTCTACGACCATATCGGCGGCCGTCGCCTTCTGCCGCCCACGCGCACGCTGGACCTGCGGCACGATCCCGCCGGCCAGCCGCTGCGGCCGGGCTATGGCCGGGCCTTCGAATATTCCGACTGCTGGGTGGAGGATGCGCGCCTCGTGGTGCTCAATGCCCGCGATGCCGCCGACCGGGGCGCATCCATCCGCCCGCGCACGCGCGTCACCGGCGCGCGGCGGGAGGTGGGGCTGTGGGTGATCGAGAGCGAGCATGGCGGCCGACCCCATACGGTGAAGGCGCGGGCGCTGGTGGATGCGGCCGGCCCCTGGGCGGGCGAGGTGCTCGACGTGCTCAAGGCCGGCAGGGGCGAGGCGCACGCGCCGCTCCGCCTCGTGCAGGGCAGCCACATCGTGGTGCCGCGGCTTTATGCGCACGACCGCTGCTACATTTTCCAGAATGCCGACGGCCGCATCATCTTCGCCATTCCCTACGAAGGCGACTTCACCCTCATCGGCACCACCGACCGCGACTTCTCCGGCCATCCGGAGGAGGTGCACGCGACGCCGGAGGAGGTGGCCTATCTGTGCGCGGCGGCGAGCGAGTATTTCGCCGCCACCATCGCCCCCGAGCAGGTGGTGTGGACCTATTCCGGCGTGCGCGCCCTCTATGACGACGGGGCGACCGCGGCCCAGTCGGCGACGCGGGACTATGTACTCACCCTCGACGCGCCGGAGGAGGGCGCCCCGCTGCTCACCGTGTTCGGCGGCAAGATCACCACCTATCGCCGGCTGGCCGAGGCGGCGCTGACGCGGCTCGCGCCGCACTTTCCCCACCTCGGAGCGCCCTTCACCGCAACCGCGCCGCTGCCGGGCGGCGACTTTCCCCGGCAGGGCTACGACACACTGGTGCGCGCCCTGCGCGGCGCGTTCCCGGCGCTCGATCCCGCTCTGCTGGCGCGGCTCGCGCGGGCCTATGGCACGTCGGCTTTCCAGTTGCTGGAAGGTGTCACCGGGGAGGACGACCTCGGCGACTGGTTCGGCGCGCATCTGTGCGCCCGCGAGGTGGATTATCTGATGGATCGCGAATGGGCGCAGACCGCCGGCGACGTGCTGTGGCGGCGCTCCAAGCTCGGCCTACGCACCGCGCCGCACGCGGTGGAGGCGCTCGATGCCTATATGGCGGCGCGCCGCGCCTGA
- a CDS encoding IclR family transcriptional regulator produces MAGGLKAPAAGTTGPQHASGASPDAAPEATGGTQSIERAVALLMLVGRAGAEGARLADLVASSGLSKPTVRRVLLALVRAGLVDQDEATRRYHVGPEAYVLGTLAAPRFGIHALALDGLSRIARQSGDCAFLSVPRGTFSVCLHREEGTWPIRTHVLQAGDRHPLGIGAGGLAILAALPESEAARIVEANAAALAGYPGYSPDLLRRAMGDTRARGYALNPGLYVAGSWGIGVPVIGPDGRPLAALSLAAIESRLGAERQKELVPLLQREAAALEAKLGGSERGPPQRPARSMARPAP; encoded by the coding sequence GTGGCAGGGGGATTGAAGGCGCCCGCCGCCGGAACGACCGGGCCGCAGCATGCGTCGGGCGCCAGCCCCGACGCCGCGCCCGAGGCGACCGGCGGCACCCAGAGCATCGAGCGCGCGGTGGCGCTGCTGATGCTGGTGGGTCGCGCCGGGGCGGAGGGCGCCCGTCTCGCCGATCTCGTGGCCAGTTCCGGCCTGTCCAAGCCCACCGTGCGGCGCGTCTTGCTGGCGTTGGTGCGCGCCGGGCTGGTGGACCAGGACGAGGCGACCCGCCGCTATCATGTGGGGCCCGAGGCCTATGTGCTCGGCACGCTGGCCGCCCCGCGCTTCGGCATCCATGCCCTCGCCCTCGACGGCCTCTCCCGCATCGCCCGCCAGAGCGGCGACTGCGCCTTTCTCTCCGTGCCGCGTGGGACGTTCTCCGTGTGCCTGCACCGCGAGGAGGGCACCTGGCCCATCCGCACCCATGTGCTGCAGGCCGGCGACCGGCATCCCCTCGGCATCGGCGCCGGCGGGCTGGCCATCCTCGCCGCGCTCCCTGAGTCCGAGGCGGCACGGATCGTCGAGGCGAATGCTGCGGCGCTCGCGGGCTATCCCGGCTATTCCCCCGATCTGCTGCGACGCGCCATGGGCGATACCCGCGCGCGCGGGTATGCGCTCAATCCCGGCCTCTATGTCGCCGGCTCGTGGGGCATCGGCGTGCCGGTGATCGGTCCGGACGGGCGTCCCCTCGCGGCTTTGTCGCTCGCCGCCATCGAGAGCCGTCTCGGCGCGGAGCGGCAGAAGGAACTGGTGCCGCTGCTCCAGCGCGAAGCCGCCGCGCTGGAGGCGAAGCTCGGCGGCAGCGAGCGTGGTCCGCCGCAACGCCCGGCCCGTTCCATGGCCCGCCCGGCCCCCTGA
- a CDS encoding TRAP transporter substrate-binding protein, which produces MTLTRRTLIKASAATALTGAIAPALFAPTVARAQSAEFAYKYANNLPVTHPMNVRAQEMAAKIKAETKGRVEISIFPSSQLGGDTDMLSQIRSGAIEFFTLSPLILSTLVPNASISGIGFAFPDYATVWKAMDGDLGTYVRGQIAKAGIVAMDKIWDNGFRQITTSTKPIETAADLKGLKIRVPVSPLWTSMFKAFDSAPASLNFAEVYTALQTRAVDAQENPLAIIATAKLYEVQKYCSLTNHMWDGFWFLANRRAFEKLPEDLRAIVAKNINDAGLKQRDDVFALNNSLRKELAEKGLAFNEPKVDSFRDQLRKAGFYAEWKGKYGDEAWATLEKYTGQLS; this is translated from the coding sequence ATGACGCTGACCCGCCGCACCCTCATCAAGGCGAGCGCTGCCACGGCGCTGACCGGCGCGATCGCCCCGGCCCTGTTCGCCCCCACCGTCGCGCGGGCGCAGAGCGCCGAATTCGCCTACAAATACGCCAACAACCTGCCTGTCACGCATCCCATGAACGTGCGCGCGCAGGAGATGGCAGCGAAGATCAAGGCCGAGACCAAGGGCCGGGTCGAGATCAGCATCTTCCCCTCCAGCCAGCTCGGCGGCGACACCGACATGCTGAGCCAGATCCGCTCGGGCGCCATCGAGTTCTTCACGCTGTCGCCGCTGATCCTCTCGACGCTGGTGCCCAACGCCTCCATCAGCGGCATCGGCTTCGCCTTCCCGGACTACGCCACCGTCTGGAAGGCCATGGATGGCGACCTCGGCACCTATGTGCGCGGGCAGATTGCCAAGGCCGGCATCGTCGCCATGGACAAGATCTGGGACAACGGCTTCCGCCAGATCACCACCTCCACCAAGCCCATCGAGACGGCGGCCGACCTCAAGGGCCTGAAGATCCGCGTGCCGGTCTCCCCGCTGTGGACCTCCATGTTCAAGGCGTTCGACAGCGCGCCCGCCTCGCTCAACTTCGCCGAGGTCTACACCGCGCTGCAGACGCGGGCGGTGGACGCGCAGGAAAACCCGCTCGCCATCATCGCCACGGCGAAGCTCTATGAGGTGCAGAAATACTGCTCCCTCACCAACCACATGTGGGACGGCTTCTGGTTCCTCGCCAACCGTCGCGCGTTCGAGAAGCTGCCCGAAGACCTGCGCGCCATCGTGGCGAAGAACATCAACGACGCCGGCCTCAAGCAGCGCGACGACGTGTTCGCCCTCAACAATTCCCTGCGCAAGGAGCTGGCGGAGAAGGGCCTCGCCTTCAACGAGCCGAAGGTGGACAGCTTCCGCGACCAACTGCGCAAGGCCGGCTTCTACGCCGAGTGGAAGGGCAAGTATGGCGACGAAGCCTGGGCCACGCTGGAGAAGTACACCGGCCAGCTCTCCTGA